The following are encoded together in the Bacillota bacterium genome:
- a CDS encoding transposase, whose protein sequence is MELIRFHKRLVSLLISSKVTSGKWGQEIFIDGLAQYIREFLKHAFEEAIRLELQEMLGRKPYERTESTNNYRNGSYAL, encoded by the coding sequence TTGGAATTGATCAGATTCCATAAAAGATTAGTATCGTTATTAATCAGTTCTAAAGTTACTTCGGGAAAATGGGGTCAGGAAATATTTATTGATGGATTAGCACAATATATTCGGGAGTTTTTAAAGCATGCTTTTGAAGAAGCTATAAGACTTGAACTACAGGAAATGCTTGGGCGTAAACCTTACGAAAGGACCGAATCTACGAATAATTACCGTAACGGTAGCTATGCCCTATGA
- a CDS encoding transposase, translating to MPYDEALNRFNDWKSHWDKVAPGAVHCLEKVLDSVLQFYHFPKHHWKIIRTTNIIERTF from the coding sequence ATGCCCTATGATGAAGCGCTAAACCGTTTTAACGACTGGAAGAGCCATTGGGATAAAGTAGCACCAGGCGCTGTTCACTGCCTGGAAAAAGTTCTGGATTCTGTTTTACAATTTTACCATTTTCCGAAACACCACTGGAAAATAATCCGTACAACTAATATCATTGAACGCACCTTTTAA
- a CDS encoding RNA polymerase sigma factor, with protein MDKKREFRYIVNFQKHYRNIYKTVLYILKDENTAYDITQETFIKGYKYLNTLSAMNKFKPWILKVATNLAYDYLKSRKEVFTVGDMDKLIAIEEEVRKKMKQNDVEASYINKEVTKAIREAIKSLDKKFSLILVYRFYCDMTYEEIAKKLKLNINTVKTRLRRGKKKLKQSKQLRKYIEGEGS; from the coding sequence ATGGATAAAAAAAGGGAGTTTAGATACATAGTAAATTTTCAAAAACACTACAGAAACATATACAAAACAGTTTTATATATTCTCAAAGATGAAAACACAGCTTACGATATAACACAAGAAACCTTTATTAAAGGCTATAAATACCTAAATACACTTTCTGCCATGAATAAATTCAAACCATGGATACTTAAAGTTGCCACTAACCTTGCCTATGATTATCTCAAAAGCAGAAAAGAGGTTTTTACCGTTGGAGATATGGACAAGCTTATAGCGATTGAAGAGGAAGTTAGAAAAAAGATGAAACAAAATGATGTTGAAGCAAGTTATATTAATAAGGAGGTTACAAAGGCAATAAGAGAAGCCATAAAATCACTAGATAAAAAATTCTCATTAATATTAGTATACAGGTTCTACTGTGATATGACGTATGAAGAAATAGCAAAAAAACTAAAACTTAACATTAATACGGTTAAAACCAGGTTGCGTAGGGGGAAAAAGAAGCTAAAACAAAGTAAACAGCTTAGAAAGTATATTGAGGGGGAGGGCAGTTAA
- a CDS encoding DUF4367 domain-containing protein → MTKEKEIIKKVLEEEINSLPDPDSPDWEQMILQLPDRGKKSDEKKKRFRIIAAAVILFLLSAVTRDLLIAKTDYIYKLFIRTRGNIVSIINYITEDETNNEILIDKDEGGTIETTNLQEAEEITNGIISYPTYLPEGYTLKKITVQKTKQSTSSILLEYQNKEENRSLRIRELILYDNSSISINFKKDSMKMEKFNKDGVEYILLIPQKGFYSRLIWNYYGKNYTLTADLGKEELLKIAESMKW, encoded by the coding sequence ATGACTAAGGAAAAAGAAATAATCAAAAAAGTGCTAGAAGAAGAAATAAACAGCTTACCTGACCCCGATTCCCCCGATTGGGAACAAATGATTTTACAGTTACCGGACAGGGGTAAAAAATCAGATGAAAAGAAAAAGCGGTTTAGAATAATAGCAGCAGCTGTGATTCTATTTCTATTAAGTGCTGTAACCAGGGATTTGTTGATAGCAAAAACAGATTATATTTATAAGCTGTTTATCAGAACAAGGGGAAATATCGTTAGTATTATAAATTATATAACAGAGGATGAAACAAATAACGAGATTCTTATAGATAAAGATGAAGGGGGAACGATAGAAACAACAAACCTACAAGAAGCAGAAGAAATTACAAACGGGATCATCAGCTACCCAACCTATCTTCCAGAAGGTTATACATTAAAGAAAATAACTGTTCAAAAAACTAAACAATCAACAAGCAGTATCCTTTTGGAATATCAAAACAAAGAGGAAAACAGGTCTTTGAGAATAAGGGAATTAATATTATATGACAATAGCTCTATAAGCATTAACTTTAAAAAGGATAGCATGAAAATGGAGAAGTTCAATAAAGATGGAGTAGAGTATATTTTACTGATCCCCCAAAAAGGCTTTTATTCAAGACTAATATGGAACTATTATGGTAAGAATTACACATTAACAGCTGATTTAGGCAAAGAAGAATTACTTAAAATAGCTGAATCTATGAAGTGGTGA